A window from Leifsonia shinshuensis encodes these proteins:
- a CDS encoding glycosyltransferase produces MSAASFARRAVSAVSWRVAMRRYRAGRFRMRELLRNGEPDGVAVIMCLWNRRERIDAVLTQLDAQQGTRVRLVLWNNNPADDAYYRERIAAYRAHGALSSVSLVSSGVNVGGLGRFFVARRLWAAGERGAFVMLDDDQDVSDHFLANLLDAWEPRTIAGYWAWTMEGEYWARTPAEPGDRVSYVGTGGCACDLDIVSDLSFFTELPRYFAFLEDIWMCGYARKRGWVLRKVDTPVEFVLDETNQHHTLAERKAEFYRYLQLDDSR; encoded by the coding sequence GTGAGCGCCGCATCCTTCGCCCGTCGCGCCGTGTCGGCGGTCAGCTGGCGCGTCGCCATGCGCCGGTACCGGGCGGGCCGCTTCCGGATGCGCGAACTGCTGCGCAACGGCGAGCCGGACGGTGTGGCCGTCATCATGTGCCTGTGGAACCGGCGCGAGCGCATCGACGCCGTGCTCACCCAGCTGGACGCGCAGCAGGGCACCCGCGTCCGCCTCGTGCTCTGGAACAACAACCCCGCCGACGACGCGTACTACCGGGAGCGGATCGCCGCCTACCGCGCCCACGGCGCCCTGTCGTCCGTGTCGCTGGTCTCCAGCGGCGTGAATGTCGGCGGCCTCGGGCGCTTCTTCGTCGCGCGCCGCCTCTGGGCCGCCGGCGAGCGCGGCGCGTTCGTCATGCTCGACGACGACCAGGACGTCAGCGACCACTTCCTCGCCAACCTCCTCGACGCGTGGGAACCCCGCACCATCGCCGGCTATTGGGCGTGGACCATGGAGGGCGAGTACTGGGCGCGCACGCCCGCTGAGCCCGGCGACCGCGTCAGCTACGTCGGCACCGGGGGCTGCGCGTGCGATCTCGACATCGTCTCCGACCTGTCGTTCTTCACCGAGCTGCCGCGTTACTTCGCCTTCCTCGAGGACATCTGGATGTGCGGCTACGCCCGCAAGCGCGGCTGGGTGCTGCGCAAGGTCGACACCCCCGTGGAGTTCGTGCTCGACGAGACCAACCAGCACCACACGCTCGCCGAGCGCAAGGCGGAGTTCTACCGCTACCTGCAGCTCGACGACAGCCGCTGA
- a CDS encoding ABC transporter ATP-binding protein — MTTDTTTAASAAGEDEAPEIVRVADVSKRFVIRKDNSLKERLVAFGRGREHREEFWALRDVSVSIQAGHTVALIGHNGSGKSTLLKVIGGIIDPTSGSVARRGRIAALLELGAGFHPDLTGRENVYLNASILGLSREETEERFDEILSFSGIGDFIDTQVKFYSSGMYVRLAFAVAVHTDPDLLLVDEVLAVGDEAFQRKCLDKIRSFQQEGRTIILVTHNLGQVTELADRAILLNKGAVVYDGEPGGAVTEFRNILEGRRVIEAEAEAAVHASKHGDAVAAVDPGRVISARAWADGREPGDPVEPGDDLRIEVTLEHDEGIDDWMCAIQIDNTLGQPVYGTTTARIGVDMPRLKERRTVAFLLRDARFGAGKYFVNASLMARAGQHLSDMPQACSFDVPYYPLAVGTVHSVPEVVEPTA; from the coding sequence ATGACGACCGATACGACGACGGCCGCCTCGGCGGCGGGCGAGGACGAGGCCCCCGAGATCGTGCGGGTGGCGGATGTCTCCAAGCGCTTCGTGATCCGCAAGGACAACTCGCTCAAGGAGCGGTTGGTCGCCTTCGGGCGCGGGCGCGAGCACCGCGAGGAGTTCTGGGCGCTGCGCGACGTCTCCGTCAGCATCCAGGCCGGCCACACCGTGGCCCTCATCGGCCACAACGGCTCGGGCAAGAGCACCCTGCTGAAGGTCATCGGCGGCATCATCGACCCGACGTCCGGCAGTGTCGCCCGCCGCGGCCGCATCGCCGCGCTCCTGGAGCTCGGCGCCGGGTTCCACCCCGACCTCACCGGGCGCGAGAACGTCTACCTCAATGCCTCGATCCTCGGGCTCAGCCGCGAGGAGACGGAGGAGCGGTTCGACGAGATCCTCAGCTTCTCCGGCATCGGCGACTTCATCGACACCCAGGTCAAGTTCTACTCGTCCGGCATGTACGTGCGCCTCGCCTTCGCGGTCGCGGTGCACACCGACCCCGACCTCCTGCTGGTCGACGAGGTGCTCGCCGTGGGCGACGAGGCGTTCCAGCGCAAGTGCCTCGACAAGATCCGCTCCTTCCAGCAGGAGGGGCGCACCATCATCCTGGTGACCCACAACCTCGGGCAGGTCACAGAGCTCGCCGACCGGGCGATCCTCCTCAACAAGGGCGCGGTCGTCTACGACGGCGAGCCGGGCGGAGCGGTCACCGAGTTCCGCAACATCCTCGAAGGCCGGCGCGTGATCGAGGCCGAGGCCGAGGCGGCCGTGCACGCGTCCAAGCACGGCGACGCCGTGGCCGCGGTCGACCCGGGCCGCGTGATCAGCGCCCGCGCCTGGGCGGACGGCCGCGAGCCGGGCGACCCGGTCGAGCCCGGCGACGACCTGCGCATCGAGGTCACCCTGGAGCACGACGAGGGCATCGACGACTGGATGTGCGCCATCCAGATCGACAACACGCTCGGTCAGCCCGTGTACGGCACCACCACGGCGCGCATCGGAGTGGACATGCCCCGGCTGAAGGAGCGCCGCACGGTCGCGTTCCTCCTCCGCGACGCGCGCTTCGGCGCCGGCAAGTACTTCGTGAACGCCTCACTGATGGCGCGCGCCGGCCAGCACCTGTCGGACATGCCGCAGGCCTGCTCGTTCGACGTCCCGTACTACCCGCTCGCGGTCGGGACGGTGCACTCCGTCCCCGAGGTCGTCGAGCCGACGGCGTGA
- a CDS encoding dTDP-4-dehydrorhamnose 3,5-epimerase, giving the protein MQIRELSIPDSYEITPKQHADDRGVFLEWYRFDRLEEAVGHRLDLRQANTSVSRRGSVRGIHFADIPPSQAKYVTATRGAVLDYVIDIRVGSPTYGQWDSVLLDDVDRRAIYIAEGLGHCFVALTDDATVSYLVTDVYNPGREHGINPLDPDIALRFPDEAGEPLLSPKDTEAPSLAEAAAAGLLPTWDAARAYYASLDASTHNGGN; this is encoded by the coding sequence GTGCAGATCCGTGAACTGAGCATCCCCGACTCGTACGAGATCACTCCGAAGCAGCATGCCGACGATCGCGGCGTGTTCCTGGAGTGGTACCGCTTCGACCGGCTGGAGGAGGCCGTGGGCCACCGCCTCGACCTGCGACAGGCGAACACCTCGGTGTCCCGTCGCGGTTCCGTGCGCGGCATCCACTTCGCGGACATCCCGCCGAGCCAGGCCAAGTACGTGACGGCGACCCGGGGCGCGGTGCTCGACTACGTGATCGACATCCGCGTCGGCTCGCCGACGTACGGGCAGTGGGACTCCGTGCTCCTCGACGACGTCGACCGCCGCGCGATCTACATCGCCGAAGGCCTGGGGCACTGCTTCGTGGCGCTCACCGACGACGCCACCGTCAGCTACCTGGTGACCGACGTGTACAACCCCGGCCGCGAGCACGGCATCAACCCGCTCGACCCCGACATCGCGCTGCGCTTCCCCGACGAGGCCGGCGAGCCTCTGCTCTCGCCGAAGGACACCGAGGCGCCCTCGCTCGCGGAGGCGGCGGCCGCCGGCCTGCTGCCCACCTGGGACGCCGCGCGCGCCTACTACGCGTCGCTCGACGCATCCACCCACAACGGAGGCAACTGA
- the rfbA gene encoding glucose-1-phosphate thymidylyltransferase RfbA, translating into MRGIILAGGSGTRLWPITKGISKQLMPIYDKPMVYYPLSTLMMAGIDEILIITTPEYNEQFRALLGDGSQLGIRLEYAVQESPDGLAQAFIIGEEFIGDESVALVLGDNIFHGTGLGSSLRNHNSIEGALIFAYQVSNPTAYGVVEFDDAFRAISIEEKPARPKSKYAVPGLYFYDNSVVEIAKTIEPSARGELEISTVNERYLEAGRLQVQVLDRGTAWLDTGTFESMMQASEYVRVIEDRQGFKVGCIEEIAWRAGWIDDLQLEALAGPLVKSGYGSYLRALLEQE; encoded by the coding sequence ATGCGCGGCATCATCCTCGCCGGGGGCTCCGGTACCCGACTCTGGCCGATCACCAAGGGCATCTCGAAGCAGCTGATGCCGATCTACGACAAGCCGATGGTGTACTACCCGCTGTCCACGCTGATGATGGCCGGGATCGACGAGATCCTCATCATCACGACCCCGGAGTACAACGAGCAGTTCCGCGCCCTCCTCGGCGACGGCTCGCAGCTCGGCATCCGGCTGGAGTACGCGGTGCAGGAGTCGCCCGACGGACTGGCGCAGGCCTTCATCATCGGCGAGGAGTTCATCGGCGACGAGTCGGTCGCCCTGGTGCTCGGCGACAACATCTTCCACGGCACGGGCCTCGGCTCGTCGCTGCGCAACCACAACTCGATCGAGGGCGCGCTGATCTTCGCCTACCAGGTGAGCAACCCCACCGCGTACGGCGTCGTCGAGTTCGACGATGCCTTCCGGGCCATCTCGATCGAGGAGAAGCCCGCGCGCCCGAAGTCGAAGTACGCCGTCCCCGGTCTCTACTTCTACGACAACTCGGTCGTCGAGATCGCGAAGACCATCGAGCCGAGCGCGCGAGGCGAGCTCGAGATCTCCACGGTCAATGAGCGCTACCTGGAGGCCGGCCGCCTGCAGGTGCAGGTGCTCGACCGCGGCACCGCGTGGCTCGACACCGGCACGTTCGAGTCGATGATGCAGGCGTCCGAGTACGTCCGCGTGATCGAGGACCGGCAGGGCTTCAAGGTCGGCTGCATCGAGGAGATCGCCTGGCGCGCCGGCTGGATCGACGACCTGCAGCTGGAGGCGCTGGCCGGTCCGCTCGTCAAGAGCGGCTACGGCAGCTACCTGCGCGCCTTGCTCGAGCAGGAGTGA
- a CDS encoding cell wall-binding repeat-containing protein yields MTPPRHRFRLLTAALSVLAVVLVGSLTAPGPSAQAASGSDFQAGYIISDSNFYNGGAADAGSIQNFLNAQVPACRAGYTCLKDYRETTYSRAADAMCAAYTGAAGETAAAIIAKVGAACSISQKVLLVLLEKEQSLVTDTWPTTGQYQKATGFACPDTGPCDPQTLGFYNQVYKAAWQFKRYGNPPGTSSYFTWIPVGQVSAIRYSPNAACGAANVLVRNAATAALYYYTPYQPNPAALANLYGTGDGCSAYGNRNFWRLYTDWFGSATSGVPPIGNFEAANLQATAFAIGGWALDQTLASTSISVRITWKTPAGTTTTTVAANGSRPDIANAYPNAGAAHGFSASVPRTGDGQYTACVTALPASGNPSGPTDLGCRAQFYSSALGGAPGAYRVQGSDRYATSVAVSQAAYPTPGVPVVYVASGQGYADAIAASAAAAAQKGPLLLTTGGDVPAGVLAEVKRLTPAKIVVVGGPNVIADAVLAKLATVQPNVVRIAGFDRFETSRQLAKYAFPGATAAYFAGGLNFPDALSAASAASAGGQPVLLVSGFGPADAATAGFVSAAKLTSATVVGGSAIVAPSFDTSLRSAGVAVTRVGGADRYDTSHLVNSQRFASAGTVFVASGIDFPDALSAAAMAGAAKAPLYLSPSWCLPRSVGDDIVKMKASKVYFVGGPAALTGAVTGYIAC; encoded by the coding sequence GTGACGCCCCCTCGCCACCGGTTCCGCCTGCTCACCGCCGCGCTCTCCGTGCTCGCCGTCGTCCTCGTCGGCTCGCTGACCGCGCCCGGCCCGAGTGCGCAGGCCGCCTCCGGTTCGGACTTCCAGGCCGGGTACATCATCAGCGACTCCAACTTCTACAACGGGGGAGCGGCGGACGCGGGGTCCATCCAGAACTTCCTGAACGCGCAGGTCCCGGCCTGCCGCGCCGGCTACACCTGCCTCAAGGACTACCGCGAGACCACGTACTCCCGGGCGGCGGACGCGATGTGCGCCGCCTACACCGGCGCCGCCGGCGAGACGGCGGCAGCGATCATCGCCAAGGTCGGCGCGGCCTGCAGCATCAGTCAGAAGGTCCTCCTGGTCCTGCTCGAGAAGGAGCAGAGCCTGGTGACGGACACCTGGCCGACCACGGGCCAGTACCAGAAGGCGACCGGCTTCGCCTGTCCTGACACCGGTCCGTGCGACCCGCAGACCCTCGGGTTCTACAACCAGGTCTACAAGGCCGCCTGGCAGTTCAAGCGCTACGGCAACCCGCCCGGCACCTCCAGCTACTTCACCTGGATCCCGGTCGGGCAGGTGAGCGCCATCCGCTACAGCCCGAACGCCGCGTGCGGTGCGGCCAACGTGCTGGTGCGCAACGCCGCGACGGCCGCCCTCTACTACTACACGCCGTATCAGCCGAACCCGGCGGCGCTCGCGAACCTGTACGGCACCGGCGACGGATGCTCGGCCTACGGCAACCGCAACTTCTGGCGCCTCTACACCGACTGGTTCGGATCGGCCACGTCGGGCGTGCCGCCCATCGGCAACTTCGAGGCGGCGAACCTGCAGGCGACCGCGTTCGCCATCGGCGGCTGGGCGCTCGACCAGACGCTCGCCTCCACGTCCATCTCGGTCCGGATCACCTGGAAGACGCCGGCGGGCACCACCACGACCACCGTGGCCGCGAACGGCAGCCGGCCGGACATCGCGAACGCCTACCCGAACGCGGGAGCGGCCCACGGATTCTCGGCGAGCGTCCCGCGCACCGGCGACGGCCAGTACACGGCGTGCGTGACGGCGCTTCCCGCATCCGGGAACCCGTCCGGCCCCACCGACCTCGGATGCCGGGCGCAGTTCTACTCCAGCGCGCTCGGGGGAGCGCCGGGCGCCTACCGCGTGCAGGGCTCCGACCGCTACGCGACCTCCGTCGCCGTGTCGCAGGCGGCGTATCCCACCCCCGGCGTGCCCGTCGTGTACGTCGCCTCCGGGCAGGGATACGCCGACGCGATTGCCGCCAGCGCCGCGGCCGCCGCCCAGAAGGGCCCGCTGCTGCTCACCACGGGCGGAGACGTCCCCGCAGGCGTCCTCGCCGAGGTGAAGCGCCTGACGCCGGCCAAGATCGTGGTCGTCGGCGGGCCCAACGTCATCGCGGATGCCGTGCTCGCGAAGCTCGCGACCGTGCAGCCCAACGTGGTCCGCATCGCCGGCTTCGACCGGTTCGAGACCTCGCGGCAGCTCGCGAAGTACGCCTTCCCGGGCGCGACGGCCGCCTACTTCGCCGGCGGCCTGAACTTCCCGGATGCGCTGTCCGCGGCGTCCGCCGCGAGCGCGGGCGGCCAGCCCGTGCTGCTCGTCAGCGGGTTCGGGCCGGCTGACGCGGCGACCGCCGGGTTCGTCTCCGCCGCCAAGCTGACGTCGGCCACAGTCGTCGGCGGTTCCGCGATCGTGGCGCCCAGCTTCGACACGTCGCTGCGCTCCGCCGGGGTCGCCGTGACAAGGGTGGGAGGAGCGGACCGCTACGACACCAGCCACCTGGTGAACAGCCAGCGGTTCGCCTCGGCGGGCACCGTCTTCGTCGCCTCCGGCATCGACTTCCCCGACGCGCTCTCCGCCGCGGCGATGGCGGGCGCAGCCAAGGCGCCGCTCTACCTGTCGCCGAGCTGGTGCCTCCCGCGCTCGGTCGGCGACGACATCGTGAAGATGAAAGCCTCGAAGGTCTACTTCGTCGGCGGCCCCGCGGCCCTCACCGGTGCGGTGACCGGCTACATCGCCTGCTGA
- a CDS encoding glycosyltransferase family 2 protein yields the protein MTGLPAGDASRATPRVLAVTVTYNSADTIEPFLSSLATAGRIDEVVVADNASAEADVVGAAVRAAGYRFVELPANEGYGGGVRGAVDAAEAVPDYILVANPDVVFSPGAVDALVAAGEQLPQAGSLGPKILDADGTVYPSARRLPSLRTGVAHALFGRIWPTNPWTVRYRAERETETRRNAGWLSGACLLVRGEAYRQLGGFDPGYFMYFEDVDLGDRLGKAGWSNVYVPEAVVTHTGAHSTSRERKRMEQAHHDSAYRYLSRKYNAWYFAPLRLAVRLGLWGRLWWVSR from the coding sequence GTGACGGGCCTCCCCGCCGGCGACGCCTCGCGCGCCACCCCGCGTGTGCTCGCGGTGACGGTGACCTACAACTCCGCCGACACCATCGAGCCGTTCCTGTCGTCGCTCGCGACCGCCGGGCGGATCGACGAGGTCGTCGTCGCCGACAACGCCTCCGCCGAGGCGGACGTGGTCGGCGCGGCGGTGCGTGCGGCCGGCTACCGGTTCGTCGAGCTGCCGGCGAACGAGGGGTACGGCGGCGGTGTGCGCGGAGCGGTGGACGCCGCCGAGGCGGTGCCCGACTACATCCTCGTCGCGAACCCCGACGTCGTCTTCTCCCCCGGCGCCGTGGACGCGCTGGTCGCCGCGGGCGAGCAGCTTCCGCAGGCCGGGTCGCTCGGCCCGAAGATCCTCGACGCCGACGGCACCGTCTACCCGTCCGCACGCCGGCTGCCGTCGCTGCGCACCGGTGTCGCGCACGCGCTGTTCGGCCGCATCTGGCCCACGAACCCGTGGACGGTCCGCTATCGCGCCGAGCGGGAGACGGAGACCCGCCGCAACGCCGGCTGGCTCTCCGGAGCCTGCCTGCTCGTCCGCGGCGAGGCGTACCGGCAGCTGGGCGGGTTCGACCCGGGCTACTTCATGTACTTCGAGGACGTCGACCTCGGCGACCGCCTCGGCAAGGCCGGGTGGAGCAACGTCTACGTGCCCGAGGCCGTGGTGACCCACACCGGCGCGCACTCGACGTCGCGGGAGCGCAAGCGGATGGAGCAGGCGCATCACGACAGCGCCTACCGGTACCTCTCGCGCAAGTACAACGCCTGGTACTTCGCGCCGCTCCGGCTCGCCGTGCGCCTGGGACTCTGGGGCCGGCTGTGGTGGGTCTCTCGGTGA